A section of the Paenibacillus odorifer genome encodes:
- a CDS encoding thymidylate synthase, with translation MTNELEQTYLNFLRYILDHGVKKEDRTGTGTISVFGYQMRFDLSKGFPLFTTKRTPFRLIASELLWFIKGDTNIRYLLKNNNHIWDEWAFKRWVESDEYVGPDMTDFGNRCLVDEDFNQVYQAEMKSFCDRVLEDDEFAAKYGELGNVYGKQWRNWTSSTGESIDQLQDVIHQIKTNPDSRRLIVSAWNPEDVINAGTKGSKAALPPCHVMFQFYVANGKLSCHLLQRSADSFLGANFNIPSYSLLTHLIAYECGLEVGEFVYSISDAHIYSNHVEQVKEQLSRELRALPTLVINSQKKSIFDIELEDLVIEGYNPHPSIKAPIAV, from the coding sequence TTGACGAATGAGTTAGAACAAACCTATTTGAATTTTTTACGATATATTTTAGATCATGGTGTAAAAAAAGAAGATCGTACAGGAACTGGTACAATTAGTGTTTTTGGTTATCAAATGCGATTTGATTTATCAAAAGGGTTCCCGCTGTTTACAACAAAACGTACACCGTTTCGCTTAATTGCAAGTGAGTTATTGTGGTTTATTAAAGGCGATACCAACATTCGTTATTTATTGAAAAATAATAATCATATTTGGGATGAATGGGCTTTTAAAAGATGGGTTGAATCAGACGAATATGTTGGCCCGGATATGACAGACTTCGGGAATCGTTGTTTAGTTGATGAAGATTTTAATCAAGTGTATCAAGCAGAGATGAAATCATTCTGTGATCGTGTCTTAGAAGATGATGAGTTTGCTGCGAAATATGGTGAGCTAGGGAATGTTTACGGTAAGCAATGGCGGAATTGGACATCTTCTACTGGTGAATCAATTGACCAATTACAAGACGTTATTCATCAGATCAAAACAAATCCTGATTCTCGGCGTTTAATCGTGAGCGCATGGAACCCGGAAGATGTTATAAATGCCGGAACAAAAGGAAGTAAAGCTGCGTTACCGCCCTGCCACGTTATGTTCCAGTTCTATGTTGCAAATGGTAAACTAAGCTGCCACTTGCTGCAACGCAGTGCTGACTCCTTTCTCGGGGCAAACTTCAATATTCCATCTTACTCATTACTTACGCATTTAATTGCATATGAATGTGGTCTAGAAGTAGGTGAGTTTGTATACAGCATTAGTGATGCGCATATCTATTCAAACCATGTTGAGCAAGTGAAAGAGCAATTATCAAGAGAATTAAGAGCATTGCCTACCCTGGTTATTAATTCACAGAAGAAATCAATTTTTGATATTGAACTGGAAGATCTGGTCATTGAGGGGTACAATCCGCATCCTTCGATAAAAGCGCCGATCGCAGTATAG
- a CDS encoding S66 family peptidase — protein MRADKLKLGDELRIISPSRSLSLIDAQQRKIAKEQLERLGFRISISTNSFETDDFVSSSIDSRIEDLHEAFLDPKVKGILTSIGGFNSNQLLRYIDYSIIAENPKRLCGYSDITALSNAIYAQTGLVTYSGPHFSTFAMLHDNEYTIEYFRRLMMDNKEILVQPSKHWSDDEWYLNQENRIFIKNEGPFIINDGEAKGTIIGGNLCTLNLLQGTEYMPSLKNSILFIEDDYESAPATFDRDLQSLIHQPEFEGVKGLVIGRFQKESRMSKKLLTTIIRSKEELSDIPVIADVDFGHTSPMITFPVGGQANVRAYGARVELRIAE, from the coding sequence ATGAGAGCTGATAAATTAAAGCTTGGAGATGAGCTGCGTATTATCTCTCCTTCCAGAAGTTTGTCATTAATCGATGCTCAGCAAAGAAAAATTGCCAAAGAGCAGCTTGAACGGTTAGGTTTTCGGATATCCATTTCAACAAATTCTTTTGAGACGGATGATTTTGTTTCCTCTTCTATTGATTCGAGAATTGAGGATTTGCACGAAGCCTTTTTAGACCCCAAAGTGAAAGGAATATTAACGTCCATTGGAGGCTTCAATAGTAACCAGCTGCTGCGTTATATAGATTATTCAATCATTGCGGAGAATCCAAAGCGTTTATGTGGTTATTCGGATATTACTGCACTAAGTAATGCGATTTATGCTCAAACAGGATTAGTTACATACTCCGGGCCGCATTTTTCCACATTTGCGATGCTCCACGATAATGAATATACCATCGAATATTTCCGCAGGCTGATGATGGACAATAAAGAAATTCTCGTGCAGCCTTCCAAGCATTGGAGTGATGATGAGTGGTATCTGAATCAGGAAAACCGGATATTTATTAAAAATGAAGGTCCGTTCATTATCAATGATGGGGAAGCGAAAGGAACGATTATTGGTGGCAATTTATGCACTTTAAATCTTTTGCAGGGAACAGAGTATATGCCTAGTTTAAAGAATTCTATTTTGTTCATCGAGGATGATTATGAGTCAGCACCTGCAACCTTTGATCGAGATCTGCAATCCCTAATTCATCAGCCTGAGTTTGAAGGGGTCAAAGGGTTGGTGATCGGCAGATTCCAAAAAGAATCGCGTATGTCAAAGAAGCTGCTAACTACAATTATCCGCTCAAAAGAAGAATTATCTGATATTCCTGTGATCGCAGACGTGGACTTTGGACATACATCGCCGATGATTACCTTTCCTGTGGGTGGACAAGCAAACGTTCGTGCTTATGGGGCCAGAGTGGAGCTTAGGATAGCGGAGTAA
- the lpdA gene encoding dihydrolipoyl dehydrogenase encodes MVVGDASLDIDTLVIGAGPGGYVAAIRAAQLGQKVLIVDKSELGGVCLNRGCIPSKALIAAAHQFESAQHGEVFGVTAENVKVDFAKTQEFKNSVVKKMTSGVTSLMKGNKIEVFNGECMFISDTEARVFNDHESPRYRFKHCIIATGSRPIELKPFPFGGRILSSTEALELPEIPKSMIVIGGGYIGAELGQMYSKFGTKVTIIEGLDTVLPGFDKDMTRLVAKNMAKTGIEIVTNAKAESAVQNDKEVTVKYSVGGESKEVTADYLLVTVGRRPNTDGELGLDLIGLELDERGLIKVDHQGRTSIPTIFAIGDVVPGLALAHKASYEGKIAAEAIAGLTSVVDYKVIPAVVFTDPECSSVGLTEKEAKDKGYKVKSGKFPFAGNGRAVSLNSPEGFIKIVANSENNLVLGAQIVGIEASNLIAELGLAIEMGATLEDIALTIHAHPTLGEIVMEAAELVEGHPIHVMK; translated from the coding sequence ATGGTAGTAGGAGACGCTTCACTAGATATTGATACATTGGTCATTGGTGCAGGTCCTGGTGGGTATGTGGCGGCAATTCGTGCCGCCCAGCTCGGCCAAAAAGTCCTCATCGTGGATAAATCGGAACTCGGCGGTGTATGTTTGAACCGTGGATGTATTCCTTCTAAAGCCTTGATCGCTGCTGCACATCAATTTGAATCTGCACAGCATGGTGAAGTTTTCGGCGTTACAGCTGAGAATGTTAAAGTGGATTTTGCCAAAACTCAAGAATTCAAGAACAGCGTAGTTAAAAAAATGACTAGCGGTGTGACTAGCTTGATGAAGGGCAACAAAATTGAAGTATTTAACGGCGAGTGCATGTTTATCAGCGACACAGAAGCACGTGTGTTCAATGATCATGAATCTCCACGTTACCGCTTCAAACACTGCATCATTGCTACAGGTTCCCGTCCAATTGAACTTAAACCTTTCCCATTCGGCGGACGTATTCTGTCTTCGACTGAAGCTCTGGAACTTCCAGAAATTCCGAAGAGCATGATCGTAATCGGTGGTGGATACATCGGTGCCGAGCTTGGTCAAATGTACTCTAAATTTGGCACTAAAGTAACAATCATCGAAGGTTTGGATACTGTACTTCCAGGCTTCGATAAAGATATGACTCGTCTTGTTGCGAAAAACATGGCTAAAACTGGCATCGAAATCGTAACTAACGCTAAAGCTGAAAGTGCTGTTCAGAACGACAAAGAAGTAACCGTGAAATACTCTGTTGGTGGCGAGTCCAAAGAAGTTACAGCAGATTACTTGCTTGTTACTGTAGGTCGTCGTCCTAACACTGACGGTGAACTTGGTCTGGACCTGATCGGTCTTGAGCTCGACGAGCGCGGATTGATCAAAGTTGATCACCAAGGACGCACAAGCATTCCTACCATCTTCGCTATCGGCGATGTTGTTCCAGGTCTTGCTTTGGCTCACAAAGCTTCTTACGAAGGTAAAATCGCTGCAGAAGCAATCGCAGGACTTACATCTGTTGTTGACTACAAAGTCATCCCAGCTGTTGTATTTACAGATCCTGAGTGCTCAAGCGTTGGTTTGACTGAGAAAGAAGCAAAAGACAAAGGCTACAAAGTGAAAAGCGGCAAATTCCCATTCGCAGGAAATGGTCGCGCAGTATCTTTGAACAGCCCAGAGGGCTTCATCAAAATTGTTGCTAACTCCGAGAACAATTTGGTACTGGGAGCTCAAATCGTTGGTATCGAAGCATCCAACTTGATCGCTGAACTTGGTTTAGCAATCGAAATGGGCGCAACGCTTGAAGATATCGCCTTGACTATTCACGCGCATCCAACCCTTGGCGAAATCGTCATGGAAGCTGCTGAATTGGTTGAAGGTCACCCAATTCATGTAATGAAATAA